From the genome of Elusimicrobiota bacterium:
GGGCGATGACCAAGACCGCGTTCCAGCTCCAGGCCGGGGTCTGGAAAGGCGGCAGGCCTATCCAAGAGGCGCTGTGGATGGCGGCTAAAGCTGCCGGGTCCAGCCGGCCCAAGGAGGCGGTCAGACCGTAGCCCACCAAGACCCCGGTCAGGATGGGCAGGAGCCGGATGAAGCCCTTGAGATACACCGAGACTAAAGCCGCGGTCAGGAAGGTGACGCCCGCGATGGAGAGGCGCACCAGGTCGTCCATACCCCGGATGGCGAAGCTCTCGTTCAAGGAGTTGGCCACCGCGGAGGACGCCAGGTTCAAGCCGATGATGGCGACCACCGTGCCCGTCACCACCGGAGGCATCAGCCGGTCCACCCAGCCCGAGCCCCACTTCATGGTGACCACCGCCGCCATGCCGTAGAGCAGAGCCGCGGCGGCGATGCCGCAGAGCGCGAACGGGATGTTCTCCGGCTTGCCGCCGGTCACGGCCAGCACCGGCCCGATGAAAGCGAATGAAGAACCCAGATAGCTCGGGACCTTGAAGCGCGTCACGAAAACGAAGATCAGGGTTCCGATTCCCGAGAAGAACAGCGCCACCTGAGGGTTGAAGCCCATGATGATGGGCGCCAGCACCGTGGCCCCGAACATGGCCACCACGTGCTGCAGGCCCATGGGGATGAGCCTGGCCAAGGGGATGCGGTCCTCCGGCATATAGAGCGGTCTGTTTTCCATGGTTCCTCATTGGGGCCGAGCGGCCCTCGCCGGGATACACGCTATCATACAACAACCGGCGGCGCGGTAGAGCTATTCGATCCTGCTGAAAACGATGTTCCCAACATAGCCCTCGGCCACGGAATGGGTATATTGGGTATTGGACTGGACCCGTACTCCCTGCACGGCCCCGGGCGCTTCGCCGAAAATGGTCCTATAATCATCGTAGACGTTCCTGCTGAAAGTGATCCATTTGCCTTCGTCGGCAGCCCCGGTCTTGACGGACATCACTTTTATCTTCATGTTGACGGGCCAGCCTATGGATTCGTCCGACACCGTCCCCTCGGGGGCATTCGAGTCCCAGACATAGCTGAGCGTCTTGCGGCCCGCGAAGGCGAGCAATAGCTGCAGGCCCTGATCATTGGCTCCTTTGTTCCTCAGGTCTCCTTGGGGCGGGAGATGCACGGCCTTCCATTTCCAGGCCAGCCTGCGATAATCGGCCACATTGACGTTGATCTGTCTCTCGACCGCGAATGACGAGTCCTTGCATACGAGGTGCAGCGCCTTCTCGCCGTTCTCAAGGATGTTTTTCACCTCGGCAATCCCGACCTTCACCTTGAGCTGCCAGGGCGCCGGCACCCCGTCGCTGCCGACAGAACCATCGAACCCGAGGAGCATGGCCATTTCAGCGGCCACGCCCGCGGCCACCGGCCGCCCCACGACATCAGGGATCACTGCCAGGTTCGCCGCAGGGACGCCGGACTGCAGTTGCTGGAAAGCGCTTCCCGAATTGACGGCGCTGGCCAAGCTGCCGCTCCCAGCCCCCAGACAGAAGGACGGAATCAGGACCATGGCCAAGCCCAGCGCTTTCCCTTTCACAAAATCTATTGGGCGCTCTTCAAGAACTGGACCATCGCCTGGCCCTGTCCTTCGTTCGGCCAGGTCTGGAGGCGGATCGATTCCAGCACGGCCTCCACATAGTGCCGACTTTCCCGCGCCGCCATGGCCACGGCGCGGTCGAATCCCTTCCGGTTCGGAGTATCCTTGTTCAGATCCTGATGGGTGCATTTCAGCGGAGGACAGTGGTCTATGGGGTAGTAGCCGGTGGTCAATCCACCTTTGTGCGTCTTTTGGTCGCAGGGGAGGTCCTGCGCAGGGTCCTGCAGGGTCAGCAGATCCACGGCGGCGTCGTCGCCGTTGCTCTCCACAAAATTCGAATGCGAGAAGAAATCCTGGGCTGTGTGGAGCGCGCGGCCGAGGTCGTCCAGAGCGGTCTTGCGGTCGCGGTTGGCGAGGGCGGCGACGATGCCGTCGCGCAGGTCGCGCAGCCTCCGGGAGCCCTGCGCCAAAGACTCGTTGTCGAAATGCGCTTCATCGACCAAGGATTCCTTGCCCGTGTCCGTCTTGGCGTTGCTCGCATTCACGACCGAGACGGAAGCCGCGTCGAACCCCAGCTCCGTGAGGACCCCGGTCGTTATCTGCTGGTGATGCACGACCTTGAATGCCCGGGCCGGCTGGGCGATCGCATTCAGTCCCCCCAATGCCACGGCCGCGCACAGCACCCGTCTGGTCATCTTGAGCATATATGGGATTGTAACAACCCGAACGTTCCTGGGCCTGGGTCGAGTGGGGCAACGACTGTCCGGATTAAGGCCTAAGGCATGATTACCGAATGACCCAATACCGGAGCCGGATAGCTAGGAATAAGAGCTGATCAAATCCCTCCTTGACAGATTCCGCTTCTGGGGATACTATTTCTTCTGTGGGAGGGTTTATGAGAACGAAAGCGATCCTGGGCCTAAGTCTGGTCCTGATACCGGCCCTATATTTGGCGGTGGCGCATAGAAATCATTTGAACGTCCCCTCCGACTTGAAAGACGCCCCGAATTCAGGCGAGTTCCGCGACCTGAGCGTCAAGGATGCGCAGGAGGCCGAAGGGATCGTCCCGGAAGTCGTCGCCCAGAGCCAAGAGAGCGCTCCCGCCTACTCCCGAGAGAATGACCGGAGATTGAACAAGCTGCCCGCCGGCACCCGCCTGCTCGCGCTGCGGGATATCGTCCTGCCCGCTGAGAACGTCTCGGTGGTCTTCCATCACGGCAAGATCCTTTCCACCCAGGAAGCGGCGGTCATCACCGGAGACAATGATGAGCCCATCTACGGCGAATCATTCTGCGAGCTCGCGATCAAGAAGGATCAGGGCTCCGGGGGACAGCAGTTCCTCCTGCGAGCGGGTGAAAGCATATCGGTCAAGAGAGACGATGAGGGCTCCCGGTATGCGATGGGCTACGCTTTGGCCGTGGAATCGCATGCCAGCATCCGGGAGTTCGGGTGCTACGCGTTCGTCAAGGAGCCCAAGAGGTTCGTGACCACGGCACTGATGGAAGAGCACATCAAAGGGATCCTGAGGGCCGTCGCTCCGAAGTAGGCCGCTTCAGACCCCGCGTCTGGGGCAGAGGACGTTCAGGGCGCAGCCCGGGCAGTCCGGGTTGCGCGCGAAGCACACCCGGCGGCCGTGCCAGACCATGGCTTGGCTGAAGAAGATCCAGTCCTTCTTAGGAACGAGCTTCATGAGATCCTGCTCGACCTTCTCCGGGTCGGTCTCATCGGTCAGACCCAGCCGGAACGAGACGCGCTTCATGTGCGTGTCCACCACGATGCCGCAGGCTCGCCCGTAGGCAGTGCCCAGGATCACGTTGGCCGTCTTGCGCGCCACACCGCGCAGTTGCAGCAGCTCTTCCATGGTGTCCGGAACCTTGCCGCCGTGCTCGGCCACGAGGATCTTCGCCGTCTCCTGGATGGACTTGGCCTTGGAGCGGAAGAAGCCCGTGGATCGGACGAGCCCCTCCAATTCAACGGTGTCGGCCCGCGCGTAATCCGCCGCCGTGCGGTACTTCTTGAAAAGGGTCTTGGTCACCACATTGACCCGCTTGTCCGTGCACTGGGCGGAGAGGATGGTCGCGACCAACAGCTCCAAGGGAGTCTTGTGGTCCAGCTCGCAGTGCGCGTCCGGATAGAGCCGGCGCAGGCCCTTGATGACGGCCGACACGCACTCGCTCGGCTTCATCGCCTATTCGTCCCGGCCCGCTTCGTGGACCTGGATGAAGCGGCGCAGGACCACCAGCCCGATGGGGGTGATCACGGCCATGAGGGCGATGATGAGCCACAGGGTCTCCGAGTGCCGCGGTCCGGTCGCCGGGCAATAGCGCGTCAGCAGGATGCCGGAGAGCGAGCCGGCCAGCAGCTTGGCCAGAAAGAAAGGCAGGAAGGAGAGCGACATGTACGAGGCTTCCTGCCCCTTGGGCGCGATGGCGGCCGTGTACTCGTAGAGCCGCGGGGTCCAGAACACCTCGCCCACGGAATAGATGATCACGTAGACGAAGATCATGACGTAGTAAGGGTTCACCGGCCCCGGCACGCCCAGCCAGCTCTGCGCGATGAGGTGCCCGGGCAGGCCGTCCGCCAAGGGCTGCCACCAGACGGGGGGCATGGCCATCAGGAAGACGGAACTTGCGGTCAGCGCGGTGCCGAAGAGCACCATGCGGTAGGCCGAGATCCTCTGGCTCAAGGCGCCCACGATGGGCACCAGGATGATGACCACGATGGAGTTCAGCGCCCACAGACGGCCGATGGGCGCGCCCGCGCCCAACTCGCGGATGCCGAACTTGGGATAGGTGTAGTACATGTGCAGCAGGACCAGGCGCACGCCCACGACCAGGGATATGAAGGCCAGGAACTGGTAGAAGGCGGGCTGCTTCCAGAGCCCGGCGAATATGCGCACCGTGTCGCGGAAAGCGTCGCGGGCCATCAGGCCGAGGGCCTTGAACACGTTCTCGCCCGGATACCGCGGCTGGTCCGGGGTGATCTTGACCCCCTCGTCCGTGGCTTCCACCCCCTCGCGCAATCCGAAGTACATGATGAGCAGGTTCGGGATGGTCATCAGGAAGCTGATCAAGAAAAGCGTACGGTAGGTGCTCAGATGCGCGCCCAGCACGGGCACCAGGTAGGTCCCGTATTCTCCCAGGCCCTTGCGCAGGTAATCGAAGAGCAGGCTGCCGATGAGGAAGCCCACGTTCATCATGGCGTAGAAGACGGAGAATGAGATGGAGCGCTGGGCCGTGGTGGAGTAGCGCCGCACCGCGGCCACCATCACCGGGGTCATCAGGGCCTCGCCCAAAGCCAGAGGCAGGAGGCCCAGGATGAGCACGGCGTGCCGGGCCGTCATGAAGGTCATGGTGCCGCGCGACAGGATGCACACGACAAAGCCCAGCAGGAAGGCCTTGCGCAGGCCGATGGCGTCCACCAGCGAGCCCACCATCACCGTGAACAGGGTCATGGCCGTGGACCAGGCGGTGACGATGAAGCCCGCGTTGGTGTCGGAGTAGCCCAGGTCCGAGGAGAGCCACAGCACCAAGGTGGAGTTCATGATGCCGTAGGCGAGGATGGCCAGGACCTTGGCGCCGAATATGATCCAGAGCTCGCGGACCGCGCCCTTGAGGACCAGGAACTTGCCGAGGAAGGACGTGGGAGCGCCTTGCGGTTCAGCCATCAGACCCCCTTCGCGTGGTTCACGACGAAGGGGATGTTAGCAATTTTCGCTACTTGCGGTGCTTGCCCTTGGCGCCCTGCGCCGGGCCGGTCTGCAGGAACAGGAACCGCACCGCGACGCCGTATCTCTTGGACAGCTCGGCCTCACGGCCCTTCAGGTACTCGGCAAGGTAGGGCTGGCGCCCCACGTCGAATGAGAAGACCACCTCGTCGAACTTGGAGCCGACGAACTTCTCGAGCAGGGCCCGGTTCTTCGTGTAGCAGTCGAGCTTGGCGAGCACCTTCTCCCGCAGCACGTCCTCGGGAGAAAGCGCGACCCGGGCGGACTTGGCCTCCACCACCGAGACCTTGCCGTCCGGCCCCTGGACCACCGCGTCGAGCTCGGTCACGTACATTCCCCGCTCGTCGAAGAGCTCCCGGCCGCTCTGCAGGATCTTATAGCCTGCGTCGAGGTAATGCTCCAAGGTCTTCAGCTCCAAGAGCAGGCCCACGTAGCGGCTGTAGATGACGCCTTCGATGATCTTGTCGAGGCCCTTGCCGCGGTACTTCTCGGTGAGGACGTTGAGGTCCGCGCGCATGGCCTCGGGGCTCGCCGGGGGCTTGACCAGGTCGTCGAGATACACGAAGCGGTAGCGCCCGCCCGAAGCCTTGGCCACTTCGGCCTCGCGGCGCTGCAGATGCTCCTTGATCTCCTGGTAGCCCCGCGTGTCGAAGGCCAGGATCACCTCGTCGAAGACCCCCATGGCCTTCTCGGCCCGGCCGTGGCTGGAGAACTGCTTGAGGGCGTCGTCGAGGTACTTGTCCACCCGGCGGGTGCCCTCGGCGATCTCCGACTGCGGGTTGGCGCTGTGGTGGAAATAGACCCGGTGCGTCTGGATGGCCACGTTGCGGCCGTGGTCCCTCATGACCCCGTCCACCCAGACCAGGCTCTCATCGAGGTGGGTGTTATGCTCCTCCACGTTGCGGCTCTGGGCGATGGCCTCCACGGCCTTGAGCTTGGACCAGACGTCTCCGTAGGCGTCGTCCATCACGTCCAGGCTCTCGCCCAGCTCCACCCGGCCCTTGAGCTTCTCAACGGTGCGCTGGATCTCTTTATAGTAAGCCGCGGCCTTGCCGAAGACGCCCACGCCTTCGTCGTTGACCAGGACTCCGCTGTCCAGGGACTTCAGCCCCTGGGAATCGTTCCGGCCTTCGTAGAGCCCCTGGATGACGGAGGCTCCGGCGGCGCCGGACGGGTCCGCCGCCTGCGCCTTGCCGTACTGGTCCAGCCCCTGCTGCAGGGTCTCGGTCAGAGTGGCGGGCGCGGCGACAGCCGGGGCCGCGGCCGGCGCCAGCGCGACGATCGCGGGCGTCAAGACCGGGATCGGGGTCGGGGCCAAGGCCGCAGCCGAAGGCGGGAGCAAGGAAGGCGCGGCCAAGCTCAAGGACGGAGCGCTCAGGCTCGGAGACAGGGCGGGAAGAGCGTAGACTCCATAGCCGGCCGCGCGGGGGGCGATGTGCATCTCGACCTGCACGGCCGAGGCCGGCAAAGCCAGGACCAAGGCGAGAGCCGCCGGCCCGAGGCGCCGAGCAACGAGGTTCATCGCCACTAGTCTAGCTCTCCCCTGGGGAAAAGCCTAGGTCTAAAAGGCATTTCCCGAGAAGGTATTGGGCCTAGCCCGTCTGGGTCTTTTCCCGCCCCGGCCGGGGGTGATTGTATTAGAGTTTCTAATAATTATAGAATCCGAAGACAAGACGCAGGTCGGACGCGGATGATGACGTCGGTCACGGCGGACGGACACGGCACTTTATAGAATCATGTGCCGCCCGGTGGGCGGCAAGGAGAACAAAACGCGATGCGCTGGCTCTTCGACTTCCTCAACTCGTCCATGGGCAAGAAGGTCACGGTCGGCTTGGCCGGACTCTGCCTGGTCGGCTTCCTGGTCCCGCACCTCTGCGGCAACCTCATCCTGTTCTGGGGCATGCCGCAGTTCAACGCCTATGCCCATTTCCTGCAGACCAACCCGCTCACACCCCTGGCCGAGCTGGGACTGCTGGCCATCGGCCTGGTCCACGCCATCGTGACCCTCTACGCGCGCTGGCAGAACTGGCAGGCCCGCCCCGTGGCCTATGAGATGAGCGTGTCCAAGGGCGGCCGCACCATCGGCTCCATCACCATGCTCTACACGGCCATCATGGTCGCGCTCTTCCTGATCGTCCATGTGGCCACCTTCAAGTACGGCTGGCGCAGCGCCTTCCGGGACGAGGAGCTCTTCCAGCGCGTCATGGAGTTCTTCGCCAATCCCTGGATGGCGGCCTTCTACGTGCTGGCCCTGGCCGGGCTGGGCCTGCACCTCAGCCACGGCTTCTGGAGCGCCTTCCAGACCTTGGGCCTCGACCATCCCAAGTACACGCCCTTGATCAAGATCGTCGGGGTCCTCTTCGCCATCGTGGTCGCGGGAGCCTTCGCCGCCATACCGATATGGGCCTGTTTCCTCGGAGGTGCACGATGAGCCTCAAACTCGACGCCAGGATCCCGGACGGGCCGGTCGCCCAGAAGTGGGACAAATACCGCTTCGACCTCAAGCTCGTCAACCCGGCCAACAAGCGCAAGTTCGACGTCCTGGTGGTCGGCACCGGCCTGGCCGGGGCCTCGGCCGCCGCCTCCTTGGCCGAGATGGGCTACAACGTCAAGGTGTTCTGCATCCAGGACAGCCCCCGGCGCGCCCATTCCATCGCCGCCCAGGGCGGCATCAACGCGGCCAAGAACTACCCCAACGACGGCGACTCGGTCTGGCGGCTCTTCTACGACACGGTCAAAGGCGGCGACTACCGCGCCCGCGAGGCCAATGTCTACCGCCTGGCCCAGGTCTCGAATTCCATCATCGACCAGTGCGTGGCCCAGGGCGTGCCCTTCGCGCGCGACTACGGCGGGTCCTTGGACAACCGCTCCTTCGGCGGGGCCCAGGTCTCCCGGACGTTCTACGCCCGAGGCCAGACCGGCCAGCAGCTCCTGCTGGGAGCCTACTCCGCGCTCATGCGCCAGGTGGGCAAGGGCCAGGTCAAGATGTTCCCGCGGCGCGAGATGGTGGAGCTGGTCGTCGTCGACGGCGTGGCGCGCGGCATCGTGGTCCGCAACCTGCTCAACGGCAAATTCGAGTCCTACGCCGGCCACGCGGTGCTCCTGTGCACGGGCGGCTACGGCAACACCTTCTACCTCTCCACCAACGCCAACTCCTGCAACGTGGGCGCGGCTTGGACCGCCTATAAGAAAGGCGCGGGCTTCGCCAATCCGTGCTTCACGCAGATCCACCCGACCTGCATCCCGCAGTCCGGCGAGCACCAGTCCAAGCTGACCCTCATGAGCGAGAGCCTGCGCAACGACGGCCGGGTCTGGGTGCCCAAGAAGAAGGGCGACAACCGGGCTCCCGGCCAGATCCCGGAGGACGAGCGCGACTACTACCTGGAGCGCAAGTACCCGACCTTCGGCAACCTGGTGCCCAGGGACGTGGCCTCGCGCGCGGCCAAGCAGATGATCGACGACGGCCGCGGCGTGGGCCGCACCGGCCTGGCGGTCTACCTGGACTTCGCCGACGCCATCAAGCGCCAGGGCCAGCCCAAGATCGCGGAGAAGTACGGGAACCTCTTCGACATGTACCACCACCTCACGGCGGAGAATCCCTACCAGGTCCCCATGCGCATCTATCCCGCCGTGCACTATGCGATGGGCGGCTTGTGGGTGGACTACAACCTGATGACCACGGTCCCGGGCCTGTTCTGCCTGGGGGAGGCGAACTTCTCGGACCACGGGGCCAACCGCTTGGGCGCCTCGGCCCTGATGCAAGGCCTGGCCGACGGCTACTTCATCATCCCCTACACCTTGGGAGGCTTCCTCGGCTCGACCAAGCTCCCGAAGGTGGACACCAGCCACCAGGCCTTCCGCGACGCGGAGCAGGCCGCCCAGGAGCGCCAGAAGAAGCTCCTCTCCATCAAGGGCAAGCGCACCGCGGTCAGTTTCCATAAGGAACTCGGGAAACTGATGTGGAACAATTGCGGCATGGCCCGCAACGAGAAGGGCCTGAAGGAGGCCCTGGCCAAGATCCCGGCTATCCGCGAGGAGTTCTGGAAGAACGTCATCGTGACCGGCTCGGGAGAGGACTTCAACCAGACTTACGAGCGGGCCAACCGAGTGGCCGTCTACCTGGAGTTCTCGGAGCTCCTGGTGCGCGACGCGCTGGAGCGCCGCGAATCCTGCGGCGGCCATTTCCGGGAGGAGTCGCAGACCCCGGAGGGCGAGGCCAGGCGCGACGACGCCGACTTCAGCCACGCGGCGGTCTGGGAGTACGCGGGCGAGGGCCAGCCGCCGGTCCAGAACCGGGAGAAGCTCGAATTCAAGGACATCGTGCCGTCCCAGAGGAACTACGCATGACCACTCAAGAGACCACCATGGATGTGACCTTAAAGGTCTGGCGCCAGAAAGGGCCGGAGGAGCCCGGCAGCTTCGTCACCTACGAGGCCAAGGGCTGCACGCCGGACATGTCGTTCTTCGAGGCCCTCGACGTGGTCAACGAGGGGCTCGTGGCCAAGGGCGAGGAAGCCATCGCCTTCGACCATGACTGCCGCGAGGGCATCTGCGGCACCTGCTGCATGACCGTCAACGGCCAGCCCCACGGCCCGGACCAGGCCGCCACGGGCTGCCAGCTGCATATGCGCACCTACAAGAACGGCGACACCATCACCCTGGAGCCCTTCCGCGCCCGGGCCTTCCCGGTCGTCAAGGACCTGGTGGTGGACCGCTCGGCCCTGGACCGCGTCATGGCTGCCGGCGGCTTCGTCTCCGTCAACACCGGCGGCGCGGGCGAAGCCAACGCCATCCTCATCCCCAAGGACAAGGCGGAGGCGGCCATGGACGCGGCGGCCTGCATCGGCTGCGGCGCCTGCGTGGCCGCCTGCCCCAACGCCTCGGCCATGCTCTTCGTCTCGGCCAAGGTCTCCCAGTTCGCGCTCCTGCCGCAGGGCCAGCCCGAGCGCGACCGCCGGGTCCTGGCCATGCAGAAGCAGATGGACGCCGAGGGCTTCGGCAACTGCTCCAACGAGGCGGAGTGCGAGGCGGTCTGTCCCAAGGAGATCAAGCTCACCAACATCGCGCGCCTCAACCGCGAGTTCATCCGGGCCATCTTCTGGTCCCATGAGCTCCACCCCAGATCGGAAGCGGAGGGGCAGGAATAACGACGAGCGCCCGGCCTTCGGCCGGGCGCCACCAGCGCTCCCCTATGAGGGGAGCGCTGGTTCCGTTGGGGTGGCCAGCGCTGTGAATCTAAACGAGTCCTTTGACGTTTCTCCAGCCAAACTCGCCGACCTCAAATCCCGCATCACCCGCCTCGCCATCGACATCCGCCTCATCCAGGAATCCTTCGTGCGCGGCGGAGGCAAGGGCGGCCAGAAGATCAACAAAACCGCCAACTGCGTCCAGCTCTATTATCCCCCCCTGGGAATCCGGGTGCGCTGCCAGAGGGAACGGCGCCGCTCGGTCAATCGCTTCCTGGCTCTGCGGGAGTTGGTGGACCGGATCGAGATGAAGGTCTCTCCGGAGACCTCTGAGAGGCTCCAGGAGATGGAGCGCATCCGGCGGAGGAAGTCACGACGGAAGGAGAGGACCACAGGCAAATACGGCTTGGCCACCCCAACGGAACCGGCGTCCCCCTCGTAGGGGGACGCCGGTGGCGCCCGGCCTTCGGCCGGGCGCTCGTTCAATATCCAGTCGGAGAGAAGTGCATGAAATCCTTCTGCCTCCCCTCGATCTTCCCGCCCCAATCGTAGCCGATCTTCTTCATCTCCTGGACCGCGGGGCTCTGCTCGGTCAAGGACAGCTCGGAGCCGGGCCGGTATTTGCCGCCTTTGCCCAGGACGCACTTGGGCGACCATGAGAAACAGCTGTTGTAAAGGCCGTTGTAGTCCTCGTTGAGGTCGACCGCGACGCCGAAGGCGTGGTTGGAAAGCTCCGTGCGGTTTCCGCTCTTGTCGGCG
Proteins encoded in this window:
- the nth gene encoding endonuclease III is translated as MKPSECVSAVIKGLRRLYPDAHCELDHKTPLELLVATILSAQCTDKRVNVVTKTLFKKYRTAADYARADTVELEGLVRSTGFFRSKAKSIQETAKILVAEHGGKVPDTMEELLQLRGVARKTANVILGTAYGRACGIVVDTHMKRVSFRLGLTDETDPEKVEQDLMKLVPKKDWIFFSQAMVWHGRRVCFARNPDCPGCALNVLCPRRGV
- a CDS encoding succinate dehydrogenase cytochrome b subunit, with the translated sequence MRWLFDFLNSSMGKKVTVGLAGLCLVGFLVPHLCGNLILFWGMPQFNAYAHFLQTNPLTPLAELGLLAIGLVHAIVTLYARWQNWQARPVAYEMSVSKGGRTIGSITMLYTAIMVALFLIVHVATFKYGWRSAFRDEELFQRVMEFFANPWMAAFYVLALAGLGLHLSHGFWSAFQTLGLDHPKYTPLIKIVGVLFAIVVAGAFAAIPIWACFLGGAR
- a CDS encoding DUF3047 domain-containing protein, which gives rise to MASAVNSGSAFQQLQSGVPAANLAVIPDVVGRPVAAGVAAEMAMLLGFDGSVGSDGVPAPWQLKVKVGIAEVKNILENGEKALHLVCKDSSFAVERQINVNVADYRRLAWKWKAVHLPPQGDLRNKGANDQGLQLLLAFAGRKTLSYVWDSNAPEGTVSDESIGWPVNMKIKVMSVKTGAADEGKWITFSRNVYDDYRTIFGEAPGAVQGVRVQSNTQYTHSVAEGYVGNIVFSRIE
- a CDS encoding NCS2 family nucleobase:cation symporter → MENRPLYMPEDRIPLARLIPMGLQHVVAMFGATVLAPIIMGFNPQVALFFSGIGTLIFVFVTRFKVPSYLGSSFAFIGPVLAVTGGKPENIPFALCGIAAAALLYGMAAVVTMKWGSGWVDRLMPPVVTGTVVAIIGLNLASSAVANSLNESFAIRGMDDLVRLSIAGVTFLTAALVSVYLKGFIRLLPILTGVLVGYGLTASLGRLDPAALAAIHSASWIGLPPFQTPAWSWNAVLVIAPIFVVLVAENKGHIAAISTCIDRDLSPHLGRAYLGDALASLVSALGGGTPQTTYAENMGVMAITRVFSVSNFIMAACIAMVLGVSPKFGAVIQSIPAPVLGGVTLVLYGLITIMGAKIWVDAKVDFCRQKNLIVAGSSIIVATGLGIKGFSVGGLNIAGIAFGTVLALALNWLMSLGEPSAETACTPCEHAAGGGCDHG
- a CDS encoding fumarate reductase/succinate dehydrogenase flavoprotein subunit encodes the protein MSLKLDARIPDGPVAQKWDKYRFDLKLVNPANKRKFDVLVVGTGLAGASAAASLAEMGYNVKVFCIQDSPRRAHSIAAQGGINAAKNYPNDGDSVWRLFYDTVKGGDYRAREANVYRLAQVSNSIIDQCVAQGVPFARDYGGSLDNRSFGGAQVSRTFYARGQTGQQLLLGAYSALMRQVGKGQVKMFPRREMVELVVVDGVARGIVVRNLLNGKFESYAGHAVLLCTGGYGNTFYLSTNANSCNVGAAWTAYKKGAGFANPCFTQIHPTCIPQSGEHQSKLTLMSESLRNDGRVWVPKKKGDNRAPGQIPEDERDYYLERKYPTFGNLVPRDVASRAAKQMIDDGRGVGRTGLAVYLDFADAIKRQGQPKIAEKYGNLFDMYHHLTAENPYQVPMRIYPAVHYAMGGLWVDYNLMTTVPGLFCLGEANFSDHGANRLGASALMQGLADGYFIIPYTLGGFLGSTKLPKVDTSHQAFRDAEQAAQERQKKLLSIKGKRTAVSFHKELGKLMWNNCGMARNEKGLKEALAKIPAIREEFWKNVIVTGSGEDFNQTYERANRVAVYLEFSELLVRDALERRESCGGHFREESQTPEGEARRDDADFSHAAVWEYAGEGQPPVQNREKLEFKDIVPSQRNYA
- a CDS encoding MFS transporter; this translates as MAEPQGAPTSFLGKFLVLKGAVRELWIIFGAKVLAILAYGIMNSTLVLWLSSDLGYSDTNAGFIVTAWSTAMTLFTVMVGSLVDAIGLRKAFLLGFVVCILSRGTMTFMTARHAVLILGLLPLALGEALMTPVMVAAVRRYSTTAQRSISFSVFYAMMNVGFLIGSLLFDYLRKGLGEYGTYLVPVLGAHLSTYRTLFLISFLMTIPNLLIMYFGLREGVEATDEGVKITPDQPRYPGENVFKALGLMARDAFRDTVRIFAGLWKQPAFYQFLAFISLVVGVRLVLLHMYYTYPKFGIRELGAGAPIGRLWALNSIVVIILVPIVGALSQRISAYRMVLFGTALTASSVFLMAMPPVWWQPLADGLPGHLIAQSWLGVPGPVNPYYVMIFVYVIIYSVGEVFWTPRLYEYTAAIAPKGQEASYMSLSFLPFFLAKLLAGSLSGILLTRYCPATGPRHSETLWLIIALMAVITPIGLVVLRRFIQVHEAGRDE
- a CDS encoding succinate dehydrogenase/fumarate reductase iron-sulfur subunit, which encodes MTTQETTMDVTLKVWRQKGPEEPGSFVTYEAKGCTPDMSFFEALDVVNEGLVAKGEEAIAFDHDCREGICGTCCMTVNGQPHGPDQAATGCQLHMRTYKNGDTITLEPFRARAFPVVKDLVVDRSALDRVMAAGGFVSVNTGGAGEANAILIPKDKAEAAMDAAACIGCGACVAACPNASAMLFVSAKVSQFALLPQGQPERDRRVLAMQKQMDAEGFGNCSNEAECEAVCPKEIKLTNIARLNREFIRAIFWSHELHPRSEAEGQE
- a CDS encoding peptide chain release factor-like protein, with translation MNLNESFDVSPAKLADLKSRITRLAIDIRLIQESFVRGGGKGGQKINKTANCVQLYYPPLGIRVRCQRERRRSVNRFLALRELVDRIEMKVSPETSERLQEMERIRRRKSRRKERTTGKYGLATPTEPASPS